One Brevibacterium spongiae DNA segment encodes these proteins:
- a CDS encoding HNH endonuclease, with the protein MKTLVLNAGYEPLSIVPFTRAVVLVLTGKATVLAAEDIPVRSEHMSLDQPSVILLTRYVRPPSDRRVSLSRRGVLRRDGHRCAYCAKPAYTVDHVVPRSRGGGNTWENLVACCRECNNRKGNRTLNEIGWKLSFRPQEPRLGQLWMRGIDKPVEKWRPFLELSSAA; encoded by the coding sequence ATGAAGACTCTCGTGCTGAATGCCGGTTATGAACCACTGTCGATCGTGCCGTTCACACGCGCCGTGGTGCTCGTGCTGACAGGCAAGGCGACAGTGCTGGCCGCAGAGGACATTCCGGTGAGATCCGAGCACATGAGTCTCGATCAGCCCTCCGTCATCCTGCTCACCCGCTACGTCAGACCTCCGAGCGATCGTCGCGTCTCACTGTCCCGGCGTGGAGTCCTGCGTCGCGACGGTCACCGCTGCGCGTACTGCGCGAAGCCGGCCTATACGGTCGACCACGTGGTTCCGCGATCGCGCGGCGGCGGCAACACCTGGGAGAACCTCGTCGCGTGCTGCCGCGAATGCAACAACCGCAAAGGCAATCGCACCTTGAACGAGATCGGATGGAAGCTGAGCTTCCGACCGCAGGAGCCGCGTCTCGGACAGCTGTGGATGCGCGGGATCGACAAACCGGTCGAGAAGTGGCGGCCGTTCCTCGAGCTGTCGTCTGCTGCCTGA